In Kitasatospora viridis, one DNA window encodes the following:
- a CDS encoding sensor histidine kinase yields the protein MTGAPAPAWAYGVFGLTLLMGLGWVVLALTHLNDPQRSDEIAKGWALLLLAFGFGLSGVFILAHRPGNGLGRLLLATGVLTAASRFVLFVLSVVRSGRATADLGMILLLLSTAGIYLTVFSVPWWFPGGRMPGRGSRACQAVLVLWAVVESYYTYAATPDFYGLRNPLLRGGWASLYSRLDSVLGNREFWIALALVLIGLLAAAGRWYRSPGAHWRQWLVLAPWLVWMAYTFVLTEVSFSGPGFFISYSVIAAGWPLAAAFGFARDRSWHLDRAARQVLTSFTLLALLIFGYFLLGLYLPRLLPGAGNTDAQAMAACALAVGILLRPTARAVSRAVERFYYGDRARPYQVARSLAEQLRRAARMAEAPSLLCRTVVDALGLPGARVSVATRGGPRELAVLGETGPGAEVFPITVEGAPIGELHAQPRSGQLLLDPQDRGVLRFLVDQSAPALASLRLTEELQSSRKQLVLAREEERKRLRHDLHDGLGPALSGLRLQIDTARSELPPDGAVARSLQAVSQNIGSAIDELRRITDGLAPADLGQGLTGALRELAGRMDGRRLHVTVRLTPDPLPPLPAAVEVALYRISGEALNNVLRHSGASSARLELRATEDEISVEATDDGEGFPSHSSSTGVGLRSMAERAEELGGSFTAANDARGAVVRAVLPRGTVS from the coding sequence GTGACCGGTGCCCCGGCGCCCGCGTGGGCGTACGGGGTCTTCGGGCTCACGCTGCTGATGGGGCTGGGCTGGGTGGTGCTGGCCCTCACGCACCTCAACGACCCCCAGCGCAGCGACGAGATCGCCAAGGGCTGGGCGCTCCTGCTGCTCGCCTTCGGCTTCGGCCTGTCCGGCGTGTTCATCCTGGCGCACCGACCGGGCAACGGACTGGGCCGCCTGCTGCTGGCCACCGGCGTGCTCACCGCGGCGAGCCGGTTCGTGCTCTTCGTGCTCTCGGTGGTCCGCTCCGGGCGGGCCACGGCCGACCTCGGGATGATCCTGCTCCTGCTCAGCACGGCCGGGATCTACCTGACCGTGTTCAGCGTGCCCTGGTGGTTCCCGGGCGGCCGGATGCCCGGCCGGGGGAGCCGCGCCTGCCAAGCCGTCCTGGTCCTGTGGGCCGTCGTGGAGAGCTACTACACGTACGCCGCCACCCCTGACTTCTACGGCCTGCGCAACCCGCTGCTGCGCGGCGGGTGGGCCTCGCTCTACAGCCGGCTCGACTCGGTGCTCGGCAACCGGGAGTTCTGGATCGCGCTGGCCCTGGTGCTGATCGGCCTGCTGGCGGCCGCGGGCCGCTGGTACCGCTCGCCCGGGGCCCACTGGCGGCAGTGGCTGGTGCTGGCGCCCTGGCTGGTGTGGATGGCCTACACCTTCGTGCTCACCGAGGTGAGCTTCAGCGGGCCCGGGTTCTTCATCTCGTACTCGGTGATCGCCGCCGGCTGGCCGCTGGCGGCGGCCTTCGGCTTCGCCCGGGACCGCTCCTGGCACCTGGACCGGGCCGCCCGGCAGGTGCTCACCAGCTTCACCCTGCTCGCGCTGCTGATCTTCGGGTACTTCCTGCTCGGCCTCTACCTGCCCAGGCTGCTGCCGGGCGCCGGCAACACCGACGCCCAGGCCATGGCCGCCTGCGCGCTGGCCGTGGGCATCCTGCTGCGCCCGACCGCCCGCGCGGTCAGCCGGGCCGTCGAGCGCTTCTACTACGGCGACCGCGCCCGCCCGTACCAGGTGGCCAGGAGCTTGGCCGAACAGCTGCGGCGGGCGGCCCGGATGGCCGAGGCGCCGTCGCTGCTCTGCCGCACGGTGGTGGACGCGCTCGGCCTGCCCGGCGCCCGGGTGTCGGTGGCGACCCGCGGCGGACCGCGCGAACTGGCCGTGCTCGGCGAGACCGGGCCCGGCGCCGAGGTCTTCCCGATCACCGTCGAGGGCGCCCCGATCGGCGAGCTGCACGCCCAGCCGCGCTCCGGCCAGCTGCTGCTCGACCCGCAGGACCGCGGTGTGCTGCGCTTCCTGGTCGACCAGTCCGCGCCCGCCCTCGCCTCGCTGCGCCTCACCGAGGAGCTGCAGAGCAGCCGCAAGCAGCTGGTGCTGGCCCGCGAGGAGGAGCGCAAGCGGCTGCGCCACGACCTGCACGACGGCCTGGGCCCGGCACTGTCCGGCCTGCGGCTGCAGATCGACACCGCCCGCAGCGAACTGCCGCCGGACGGCGCGGTGGCCCGCTCGCTGCAGGCCGTCTCGCAGAACATCGGCAGCGCGATCGACGAGCTGCGCCGGATCACCGACGGCCTGGCGCCCGCCGACCTCGGCCAGGGCCTGACCGGGGCACTGCGCGAACTGGCCGGCCGGATGGACGGCCGCCGGCTGCACGTGACCGTGCGCCTGACGCCCGACCCGCTGCCGCCGCTGCCGGCCGCCGTCGAGGTGGCGCTCTACCGGATCAGCGGCGAGGCCCTCAACAACGTGCTGCGGCACTCGGGCGCGTCCTCGGCCCGGCTGGAGCTGCGGGCGACCGAGGACGAGATCTCGGTGGAGGCGACCGACGACGGTGAGGGCTTCCCGTCGCACAGCTCCTCGACCGGGGTCGGACTGCGCTCGATGGCCGAGCGGGCGGAGGAGCTGGGCGGGAGCTTCACGGCCGCCAACGACGCGCGCGGCGCGGTGGTGCGGGCCGTCCTGCCGCGCGGCACGGTCAGCTGA
- a CDS encoding multicopper oxidase family protein, with the protein MTAPTGGPAPATDPTRLTKFLDPLRIPTVLRPDPRDQHFELHVEQVSASQRLHSQLPPTPLWTYRGEFPGPTIEVRRGQRLRITWSNRIDTPFPVVDGDLPDQQDTLDANAPGIAPDKVNKQVADLPPWLVTHLHGARTGGGNDGWTENSILPGQSQLSEYGNDQPATALWYHDHAMGITRLNVQTGLAGLYLVRDAEEDALGLPAGPYETPLVLCDRNLELDLGTAGSFTGRLLHKSTGGFPFFGPYTLVNGVIWPYQEVRARWYRFRVLNASNTRTYRLHLVDEQGARVPDACWQIGTDSGLLGAPLPLPDGGLALMPAERADLLIDFSRLGARRLRLVDSATEPFGGAPLAAGASPADPDPAHLLPEPDVLEFRVADEPPQDAFTLPDRLAASYTRLTHDALPPHEHRLLVLARNKQQAFELWEMELVPAVEAPAAGTPVDGIVQLQGADGKLLTYRRVARTFDDTLNWHVRQDGWENWMILNTSIARHPIHIHLIRFQALSREQWDVTGFQEASGGTAPGSPLAYRAELPVDPSDQGWKDVIQVPSGQVVRIAGQFTGATGRFMYHCHLLGHEDEGMMRPFTVTPGAVLDLNGNGGSMAM; encoded by the coding sequence ATGACCGCGCCCACTGGTGGCCCCGCTCCGGCCACCGATCCCACCCGGCTGACCAAGTTCCTCGATCCGCTGCGGATTCCCACGGTGCTGCGCCCCGATCCCCGGGACCAGCACTTCGAGCTGCACGTGGAGCAGGTCTCGGCCAGTCAGCGTCTGCACTCGCAGCTGCCGCCCACGCCGCTCTGGACGTACCGGGGAGAGTTCCCCGGCCCGACCATCGAGGTCCGGCGCGGGCAGCGGCTGCGGATCACCTGGAGCAACCGGATCGACACCCCGTTCCCCGTGGTGGACGGGGACCTCCCGGACCAGCAGGACACGCTCGACGCCAACGCGCCCGGGATCGCCCCGGACAAGGTGAACAAGCAGGTCGCCGACCTGCCGCCCTGGCTGGTCACCCACCTGCACGGCGCACGGACCGGCGGCGGCAACGACGGCTGGACCGAGAACTCGATCCTGCCGGGCCAGTCGCAGCTCTCCGAGTACGGCAACGACCAGCCGGCCACCGCCCTCTGGTACCACGACCACGCGATGGGCATCACCCGGCTCAACGTCCAGACCGGCCTGGCCGGCCTCTACCTGGTCCGGGACGCCGAGGAGGACGCCCTGGGCCTGCCCGCCGGGCCGTACGAGACACCGCTGGTGCTCTGCGACCGCAACCTGGAGCTGGACCTCGGCACGGCCGGCTCGTTCACCGGCCGGCTGCTGCACAAGAGCACCGGCGGCTTCCCGTTCTTCGGCCCGTACACCCTGGTCAACGGGGTGATCTGGCCGTACCAGGAGGTGCGCGCCCGGTGGTACCGGTTCCGGGTGCTCAACGCGTCCAACACCCGCACCTACCGGCTCCACCTGGTGGACGAGCAGGGCGCCCGGGTGCCCGACGCGTGCTGGCAGATCGGCACCGACTCCGGGCTGCTCGGCGCGCCGCTGCCGCTGCCAGACGGCGGCCTCGCCCTGATGCCCGCCGAACGGGCCGACCTGCTGATCGACTTCAGCCGGCTCGGCGCCCGCCGGCTGCGCCTGGTCGACTCCGCCACCGAGCCGTTCGGCGGTGCCCCGCTGGCGGCGGGCGCGTCTCCCGCCGACCCGGACCCGGCGCACCTGCTCCCCGAGCCGGACGTGCTGGAGTTCCGGGTCGCCGACGAGCCGCCGCAGGACGCGTTCACCCTGCCCGACCGGCTGGCCGCCTCCTACACCCGGCTGACCCACGACGCGCTGCCGCCGCACGAGCACCGCCTGCTGGTGCTCGCCCGGAACAAGCAACAGGCCTTCGAGCTCTGGGAGATGGAGCTCGTCCCGGCCGTCGAGGCGCCGGCCGCCGGCACCCCGGTCGACGGGATCGTCCAGCTCCAGGGCGCGGACGGCAAGCTGCTGACCTACCGCCGGGTCGCCCGGACCTTCGACGACACGCTCAACTGGCATGTCCGTCAGGATGGTTGGGAGAACTGGATGATCCTCAACACGAGCATCGCCCGGCACCCGATCCACATCCACCTGATCCGCTTCCAGGCGCTGAGCCGCGAACAGTGGGACGTCACCGGGTTCCAGGAGGCCTCCGGCGGCACCGCCCCGGGCTCGCCGCTGGCGTACCGGGCGGAGCTGCCGGTCGATCCGAGCGACCAGGGCTGGAAGGACGTCATCCAGGTGCCCAGCGGCCAAGTGGTGCGGATCGCCGGCCAGTTCACCGGGGCGACCGGGCGGTTCATGTACCACTGCCACCTGCTGGGGCACGAGGACGAGGGCATGATGCGCCCGTTCACGGTCACCCCGGGAGCGGTGCTGGACCTCAACGGGAACGGGGGGTCGATGGCGATGTGA
- a CDS encoding NAD(P)-dependent alcohol dehydrogenase, which yields MSTASAGSTATATAAVARAPGQEFAIERIQVDRPRPHEVLVELEAVGICHTDLSVRAGHTPFPLPGVLGHEGVGRVAAVGAAVTATARGERVLLSFDSCGACPACRESRPVQCAHWQALNLFGGSRLDGSPVLWDGAGQPLHGKFFGQSSFATLALASDRNVVPVPRDLPAEALAPFGCGVQTGAGAVLNVLRPEPGHTLAVFGAGGVGLAAVMAARLTAATRIIAVDLHPARLELARELGATDVVDAREQDAVAAIQELTGGHGADRALETSGVVAVLRQALAALAVGGTLGVVGAPPKGTEVGIDVPQLLDRGPRIIGINQGGSVPQRFLPALIELFRAGRLPVDRLVRAYPFERIERAVADARTGQVVKPVLRFDGWSTQRY from the coding sequence ATGTCAACCGCATCCGCCGGATCGACCGCGACCGCGACCGCCGCCGTCGCCCGCGCCCCCGGGCAGGAGTTCGCCATCGAGCGGATCCAGGTCGACCGCCCGCGCCCCCACGAGGTGCTGGTGGAACTGGAGGCCGTCGGCATCTGCCACACCGACCTGAGCGTGCGGGCCGGCCACACCCCCTTCCCGCTGCCCGGCGTGCTCGGCCACGAGGGCGTCGGCAGGGTCGCCGCCGTGGGCGCCGCCGTCACGGCGACCGCCCGCGGCGAGCGGGTGCTGCTCAGCTTCGACTCCTGCGGCGCCTGCCCGGCCTGCCGCGAGTCCCGCCCGGTGCAGTGCGCGCACTGGCAGGCGCTGAACCTGTTCGGCGGCAGCCGGCTGGACGGCTCGCCGGTGCTCTGGGACGGGGCCGGGCAGCCGCTGCACGGCAAGTTCTTCGGGCAGTCCTCCTTCGCCACCCTGGCGCTGGCCTCCGACCGCAACGTGGTGCCGGTGCCCCGGGACCTGCCCGCCGAGGCGCTGGCCCCGTTCGGCTGCGGCGTGCAGACCGGCGCCGGCGCGGTGCTGAACGTGCTGCGCCCCGAGCCGGGGCACACGCTGGCCGTCTTCGGGGCCGGCGGGGTGGGCCTGGCGGCCGTGATGGCCGCCCGGCTCACCGCGGCCACCCGGATCATCGCCGTCGACCTGCACCCGGCCCGGCTGGAGCTGGCCCGCGAGCTGGGCGCCACCGATGTGGTGGACGCCCGCGAGCAGGACGCCGTGGCCGCGATCCAGGAGCTGACGGGCGGTCACGGCGCGGACCGCGCGCTGGAGACCAGCGGTGTGGTCGCGGTGCTGCGCCAGGCGCTCGCCGCGCTGGCGGTCGGCGGCACGCTCGGCGTGGTCGGCGCGCCGCCGAAGGGCACCGAGGTCGGCATCGACGTCCCGCAGCTGCTGGACCGCGGCCCGCGGATCATCGGCATCAACCAGGGCGGCAGCGTGCCGCAGCGGTTCCTGCCGGCCCTCATCGAGCTGTTCCGGGCGGGCCGGCTGCCGGTGGACCGGCTGGTCCGGGCCTACCCGTTCGAGCGGATCGAACGGGCGGTGGCGGACGCGCGGACCGGACAGGTCGTCAAACCCGTGCTGCGGTTCGACGGTTGGTCGACGCAGCGTTACTGA
- a CDS encoding helix-turn-helix transcriptional regulator, whose amino-acid sequence MSSPFSDLPGVAGEPAQARPLVGRERELRLLLAVLEGERGAPGAAVLEGEPGTGKSRLLDELCARSRATGRRTESARALPGDREVPGALLLAIPWPGAVRELMEQYVAGAVAGRPDPVHRHRWHRRLHEALTEAARAERFVLLLDDLQWADRDSLLLLDHLAAARSGGRAVVLAHRSGQRPAALARSLADPATLRLALAPLAPAEAAALLPDAPAGHRQLLLRVGAGNPRQLRALAALSPGVVAELAAGHPARAAAAADWPVDPELGAEVESLSEPARLVLRAAAVAGAQYDLALVAEVAELPPGVAGAALDELVAHGCVEGAAGRYRSSRPLLAATAYRLAGPAWRTAAHRRAADHLGRIGAPLPLWAAQAEHLAYAAAKNDLARLVGVARLTLLDAPADSARWLATVLRVLPAEDRSTPLRGEAAVLLGQALTLTGRLDEAAGVLAPLLAQAGPHRAEAAVAAALVERLRGRTDRAHGLLAGLAAEHPPHPGDRAQLWTAQLRLARIDLMNGHAARCLARLAGLAARPDGPSGALPAVAADAPSGPDQIGWQAPDRRAVARQAVTGLALISQGRVAAARRVLDQAEPAVDALADRPVLQVLGDLPDLCWAGLLLERQQRTARRIDRAIGLAERHGHRYVLPHLHTVRAALLLMTGPLEGAVAAADAALLVGGELGTVETLGLAAALRLRALLWSEGPAAAGPALALSHSLPEPPMAGWRAVVRLARLEAAIACGEPVSGERTVKLLGLDDARRGGDPMPAHGHDLAAARYAAQGDAAMVARHARAAELTARAGALPSGLAVATLTAARSWRADGDLPRAGATARRAASRLTASGLLARAGLAHLMAAEIAGELGDGEGRESADAAARELFARVGAHALAAGPAPAPADSPVAARAGGDPLLSGRESEVADLVAQGLTNRAIAARLYVSVRTVETHLTSLYRKLGISSRAAVARAMDTALGG is encoded by the coding sequence ATGTCGAGCCCGTTCTCGGACCTGCCGGGCGTGGCGGGCGAGCCCGCGCAGGCCAGGCCACTGGTGGGGCGGGAGCGGGAGCTGCGGCTCCTGCTCGCGGTACTGGAGGGAGAGCGCGGCGCCCCGGGGGCGGCGGTGCTGGAGGGGGAGCCCGGCACCGGGAAGAGCCGACTGCTCGACGAGCTGTGCGCGCGGTCCCGCGCCACGGGGCGCCGGACCGAGTCGGCGCGCGCCCTGCCCGGCGACCGGGAGGTGCCGGGCGCCCTGCTGCTGGCGATCCCGTGGCCCGGCGCGGTCCGGGAACTGATGGAGCAGTACGTCGCCGGTGCGGTGGCCGGCCGCCCGGACCCGGTGCACCGCCACCGGTGGCACCGCCGGCTGCACGAGGCGCTCACCGAGGCGGCGCGGGCCGAGCGGTTCGTGCTGCTGCTCGACGACCTCCAGTGGGCGGACCGCGACTCGCTGCTCCTGCTGGACCACCTGGCGGCCGCCCGGTCTGGAGGTCGGGCCGTCGTGCTGGCCCACCGCAGCGGCCAGCGGCCCGCCGCGCTGGCCCGCAGCCTCGCCGACCCGGCCACCCTGCGGCTCGCCCTCGCCCCGCTGGCCCCCGCCGAGGCGGCCGCCCTGCTGCCGGACGCGCCGGCGGGCCACCGGCAGTTGCTGCTGCGCGTCGGCGCGGGCAACCCGCGCCAGCTGCGCGCCCTGGCCGCCCTGTCGCCGGGCGTGGTCGCGGAGTTGGCGGCCGGGCACCCGGCGCGGGCGGCCGCCGCTGCCGACTGGCCGGTCGATCCCGAGCTCGGCGCCGAGGTGGAGAGCCTCTCCGAACCGGCCCGCCTGGTGCTGCGGGCCGCCGCGGTGGCCGGCGCGCAGTACGACCTCGCGCTGGTCGCCGAGGTCGCGGAGCTGCCGCCCGGCGTCGCCGGCGCCGCGCTGGACGAACTGGTGGCGCACGGCTGCGTCGAGGGCGCGGCCGGCCGCTACCGGTCCAGCCGCCCGCTGCTGGCCGCCACCGCCTACCGGCTGGCCGGCCCGGCCTGGCGGACCGCGGCGCACCGCCGGGCCGCCGACCACCTGGGGCGGATCGGGGCGCCGCTCCCGCTCTGGGCGGCGCAGGCCGAGCACCTGGCGTACGCGGCGGCCAAGAACGACCTCGCCCGGCTGGTCGGCGTCGCGCGGCTGACCCTGCTCGACGCCCCGGCGGACAGCGCGCGCTGGCTCGCCACCGTGCTGCGGGTGCTGCCCGCGGAGGACCGCAGCACCCCGCTGCGGGGCGAGGCGGCCGTGCTGCTCGGGCAGGCCCTCACCCTCACCGGCCGGCTCGACGAGGCCGCCGGGGTGCTGGCGCCGCTGCTCGCGCAGGCCGGCCCGCACCGGGCCGAGGCGGCGGTGGCGGCCGCGCTGGTGGAGCGGCTGCGCGGGCGGACCGACCGCGCCCACGGGCTGCTGGCGGGCCTCGCCGCCGAGCACCCGCCGCACCCGGGGGACCGGGCGCAGCTGTGGACGGCCCAGCTGCGGCTCGCCCGGATCGACCTGATGAACGGTCACGCCGCCCGCTGCCTGGCCCGACTCGCCGGCCTCGCCGCGCGGCCCGACGGACCGTCGGGCGCGCTGCCCGCGGTGGCAGCCGACGCACCGTCAGGGCCGGACCAGATCGGGTGGCAGGCGCCGGACCGGCGGGCGGTGGCCCGACAGGCCGTCACCGGCCTGGCCCTGATCAGCCAGGGCCGGGTGGCCGCCGCCCGCCGCGTGCTCGACCAGGCGGAGCCGGCGGTCGACGCGCTCGCCGACCGGCCCGTGCTCCAGGTGCTCGGCGACCTGCCCGACCTCTGCTGGGCCGGCCTCCTGCTGGAGCGTCAGCAGCGCACCGCCCGCCGGATCGACCGGGCGATCGGGCTGGCCGAACGCCACGGGCACCGCTACGTCCTCCCGCACCTGCACACCGTCCGGGCGGCGCTGCTGCTGATGACCGGCCCGCTGGAGGGGGCGGTGGCCGCCGCCGACGCCGCGTTGCTGGTGGGCGGGGAGTTGGGCACGGTCGAGACGCTGGGCCTGGCCGCCGCGCTGCGCCTGCGGGCCCTGCTGTGGAGCGAGGGGCCGGCCGCGGCCGGGCCGGCGCTGGCGCTCTCGCACAGCCTGCCGGAGCCGCCGATGGCCGGCTGGCGGGCGGTGGTCCGGCTGGCCCGGTTGGAGGCGGCGATCGCCTGCGGCGAGCCGGTGAGCGGCGAACGGACCGTCAAGCTGCTCGGCCTCGACGACGCCCGGCGCGGCGGCGATCCGATGCCGGCGCACGGCCACGACCTCGCCGCCGCGCGCTACGCGGCGCAGGGCGATGCCGCCATGGTGGCCCGCCACGCGCGGGCGGCCGAGCTCACGGCCCGGGCCGGCGCGTTGCCCTCGGGGCTCGCGGTGGCGACCCTGACGGCCGCCCGGTCCTGGCGGGCCGACGGCGACCTGCCCCGGGCCGGCGCGACGGCCCGCCGCGCGGCGAGCCGGCTCACCGCGTCCGGCCTGCTGGCCCGGGCCGGGCTCGCGCACCTGATGGCGGCGGAGATCGCCGGGGAACTCGGCGACGGCGAGGGCCGGGAGAGCGCGGACGCGGCCGCCCGGGAGCTGTTCGCCCGGGTCGGCGCCCACGCCCTGGCCGCCGGCCCCGCGCCCGCGCCGGCGGACAGCCCCGTCGCGGCCCGGGCGGGCGGCGACCCGCTGCTCTCCGGGCGGGAGAGCGAGGTCGCGGACCTGGTCGCCCAGGGGCTGACGAACCGGGCGATCGCCGCGCGGCTGTACGTCAGCGTGCGCACCGTCGAAACCCATCTCACCAGTCTTTACCGGAAGTTGGGCATCAGCTCGCGCGCCGCGGTGGCCCGGGCGATGGACACGGCGCTCGGCGGCTGA
- a CDS encoding VOC family protein, with translation MKPYTAHHIGYTVPDLEQAVRFFTDALGAEVAYRTGPFNDPDGDWMIRQLGVHPRSELRIAQLRLGGGLQLELFEYDAPDQRRALPRNSDWGGQHLALLAEDVDAEAARLAAYPGVRVLGGVDTVGEGPIKGTRWVYLTTPFGMYLELIAPVVPLTQGAEP, from the coding sequence ATGAAGCCCTACACCGCCCACCACATCGGCTACACGGTGCCCGACCTGGAGCAGGCCGTCCGGTTCTTCACCGACGCGCTCGGCGCCGAAGTCGCCTACCGCACCGGCCCGTTCAACGACCCGGACGGCGACTGGATGATCCGGCAGCTCGGCGTGCACCCGCGCTCCGAGCTGCGGATCGCGCAACTGCGCCTCGGCGGCGGGCTCCAGCTGGAGCTCTTCGAGTACGACGCGCCCGACCAGCGCCGGGCGCTGCCGCGCAACAGCGACTGGGGCGGCCAGCACCTGGCCCTGCTGGCCGAGGACGTCGACGCCGAGGCGGCCCGGTTGGCGGCCTACCCGGGCGTGCGGGTGCTCGGCGGGGTGGACACCGTCGGCGAGGGCCCGATCAAGGGCACCCGCTGGGTCTACCTCACCACCCCGTTCGGGATGTACCTCGAACTGATCGCCCCCGTGGTGCCGTTGACGCAGGGAGCGGAACCGTGA
- a CDS encoding response regulator transcription factor yields the protein MRVLLVDDHPLFRAGLRAALESDPGVVVVGEAETAGEVPEAVKANGPDVVVMDISLPDASGLEATRRLAELTPQLPVLMLTMAADDGSLLAALQAGARGYLVKGAGREEVLHAVRTVAAGGAVFGADIAARITTLLSGSRMRDAGQLFPTLTAREAEVLDLVARGYDNHRIARELFLAEKTVRNHVTHIFEKLDVATRAEAVARARDMGLGDTGGGP from the coding sequence GTGCGGGTGCTGCTCGTCGACGACCACCCGCTCTTCCGCGCGGGGCTGCGGGCCGCGCTGGAGAGCGACCCCGGCGTCGTGGTGGTGGGCGAGGCCGAGACCGCGGGCGAGGTGCCGGAGGCCGTCAAGGCGAACGGGCCCGACGTCGTGGTCATGGACATCTCGCTGCCCGACGCCTCCGGCCTGGAGGCCACCCGCCGGCTCGCCGAACTGACCCCGCAGCTGCCGGTCCTGATGCTGACCATGGCCGCCGACGACGGCAGCCTGCTGGCCGCGCTGCAGGCCGGTGCCCGCGGCTACCTGGTCAAGGGCGCGGGCCGCGAGGAGGTGCTGCACGCCGTGCGCACCGTCGCGGCCGGCGGCGCCGTGTTCGGCGCCGACATCGCCGCCCGGATCACCACCCTGCTCTCCGGCAGCCGGATGCGGGACGCCGGCCAGCTCTTCCCGACGCTGACCGCGCGCGAGGCCGAGGTGCTCGACCTGGTCGCCCGCGGCTACGACAACCACCGGATCGCCCGCGAGCTGTTCCTCGCCGAGAAGACGGTCCGCAACCACGTCACGCACATCTTCGAGAAGCTCGACGTCGCGACCAGGGCCGAGGCCGTCGCCCGCGCCCGGGACATGGGCCTGGGCGACACCGGCGGCGGACCCTAG
- a CDS encoding GMC family oxidoreductase, producing MTDIWAATAPPLVAAGRDHYEADIVIIGSGAGGATTAWALAGSGARVLVLERGGFLPREPENWSPRAVFAEQLYHNAEAWRTPEGRRFVSSSHYYVGGTTKVYGASLPRLRESDFGAVEHYGGTSPAWPFGYRELEPFYAEAERLYRVHGWHGSAGSGDPTAPPRSGPFPHPAVEHEPYVADLERRLRGQGLHPHPLELGIDLGPGRPCLRCGTCDGFPCRVGAKSDAETRALRPALRRGNVRLLTHARVTRLDTDRAGRAVRTVHATHRGRPITVTAARVVLSAGAINSAALLLRSANDQYPDGLANGSGLVGRNLMLHNNSVVVAVDPRRRNPVTFQKTLAVNDFYHHGPAGRYPLGNLQLMGKVRAEMLPPRLPHGLRSGLTGHSLDWWVMSEDLPDPRNRVTLAPDGQIVLRREPNNLRAHRELVRQARRMLRRAGYPLVFARRMGIDATGHQCGTTVAGADEARSVLDPYCRSHQLRNLYVVDGGFFPSSAAVNPTLTIVAQALRTAGKGGLLD from the coding sequence GTGACCGACATCTGGGCCGCCACCGCCCCGCCGCTGGTGGCCGCCGGCCGGGACCACTACGAGGCCGACATCGTGATCATCGGCTCCGGGGCCGGCGGCGCCACCACGGCCTGGGCGCTGGCCGGCAGCGGAGCGCGCGTGCTGGTCCTGGAGCGCGGCGGGTTCCTGCCGCGCGAGCCGGAGAACTGGTCGCCGCGCGCCGTCTTCGCCGAGCAGCTCTACCACAACGCCGAAGCCTGGCGCACCCCGGAAGGGCGGCGCTTCGTCTCCAGCTCGCACTACTACGTCGGCGGCACCACCAAGGTCTACGGGGCGAGCCTGCCCCGGCTGCGGGAGAGCGACTTCGGCGCCGTCGAGCACTACGGCGGCACCTCGCCCGCCTGGCCGTTCGGCTACCGGGAGTTGGAACCGTTCTACGCCGAGGCGGAGCGGCTCTACCGGGTGCACGGCTGGCACGGCAGCGCCGGTTCGGGCGACCCGACCGCGCCGCCCCGCTCCGGCCCGTTCCCGCACCCGGCGGTCGAGCACGAGCCCTACGTGGCCGACCTGGAGCGGCGGTTGCGCGGGCAGGGCCTGCACCCGCACCCGCTGGAGCTGGGCATCGACCTCGGCCCCGGGCGGCCCTGCCTGCGCTGCGGCACCTGCGACGGGTTCCCCTGCCGGGTCGGCGCCAAGAGCGACGCCGAGACCCGCGCGCTGCGCCCGGCGCTGCGCCGCGGCAACGTGCGGCTGCTGACCCACGCCCGGGTGACCAGGCTGGACACCGACCGGGCCGGTCGGGCCGTGCGCACCGTGCACGCGACCCACCGGGGCCGCCCGATCACGGTCACGGCGGCCCGCGTGGTGCTGTCCGCCGGGGCGATCAACTCGGCGGCCCTGCTACTGCGTTCGGCGAACGACCAGTACCCGGACGGGCTGGCGAACGGCTCCGGACTGGTCGGCCGCAACCTGATGCTGCACAACAACAGCGTGGTGGTGGCGGTGGATCCGCGCCGCCGCAACCCGGTCACCTTCCAGAAGACGCTGGCCGTCAACGACTTCTACCACCACGGCCCGGCCGGCCGGTACCCGCTCGGCAACCTCCAGCTGATGGGCAAGGTGCGCGCCGAGATGCTGCCGCCGCGCCTCCCGCACGGGCTGCGCAGCGGGCTCACCGGGCACAGCCTCGACTGGTGGGTGATGTCCGAGGACCTGCCCGACCCGCGCAACCGGGTCACGCTGGCCCCGGACGGCCAGATCGTGCTGCGCCGGGAGCCGAACAACCTGCGCGCCCACCGCGAACTCGTGCGCCAGGCCCGCCGGATGCTGCGCCGGGCCGGCTACCCGCTGGTGTTCGCCCGGCGGATGGGCATCGACGCGACCGGCCACCAGTGCGGTACCACGGTCGCCGGGGCGGACGAGGCGCGCTCGGTGCTCGACCCCTACTGCCGCAGCCACCAGCTGCGCAACCTCTACGTGGTGGACGGCGGGTTCTTCCCGTCCTCCGCCGCGGTCAACCCGACCCTGACCATCGTGGCCCAGGCCCTGCGCACCGCCGGCAAGGGAGGCCTGCTGGACTGA